In a genomic window of Pseudorasbora parva isolate DD20220531a chromosome 24, ASM2467924v1, whole genome shotgun sequence:
- the zgc:163022 gene encoding putative ferric-chelate reductase 1, producing MFLYVLLACVGIVQCYPNGQVSSSCGNLVPNHGVVAQTTPSPFIITVSKTTFKEGDEITVTLNAPNGDNFEGFLLQANQVGLTDPTGTFSVADSRIQVIYCNTDANRAVSHTSAFKNTSIQAKWKAPSSGLTNNIEFRATFVKSKLFFWVGVKSPPVTYIGNPVTPSVPSNPDCGKTKVCFSQPNNCDPTTSTNCYFMAVQASSNQSQTEYIIEIAGQADGYVAIGFSDDQQMGNDDIYICGKDKNGLLQVQHAFSTGRSTPNILSLGNVSNIKTALTNGNINCSFTSRNVISTGSRATSTSLYYLLIASGPSSQGNIQTHTKKFVSGTKADLLNPSTVTTNGAEDFPPILKAHGALMLIAWMTTGSIGMTIARYLKGVAKGQGLGGKDFWFTAHVSLMLLSVIATAIAFILVFAYAQDWAGGAHPVLGCLVMILTLIQPIVAAFRCEPQHERRFIFNWAHSFIALAIKAMAVAAIFTGLALFEEYKTDGWMLKVMGGFITWEALMYILQDLNFRAHKKDSEICSCGPMKPETVLLLVFVLGNLAFLIALLFGIGTT from the exons ATGTTCCTGTATGTTCTCCTGGCGTGTGTTGGGATCGTCCAGTGTTATCCTAATGGACAAGTCAGCTCATCGTGTGGAAATTTGGTGCCTAATCACGGCGTTGTCGCTCAGACCACCCCTTCTCCGTTCATCATAACTGTTAGCAAAACCACCTTTAAAGAGGGAGATGAAATCACAG TAACTCTAAATGCACCAAACGGCGATAATTTTGAAGGCTTTTTGTTACAAGCAAATCAAGTTGGATTGACTGATCCTACTGGTACTTTTAGCGTGGCGGACAGTCGTATACAGGTCATCTACTGCAATACTGATGCA AATCGTGCAGTTTCTCATACATCAGCTTTTAAAAACACTTCAATTCAAGCTAAATGGAAGGCCCCTTCTTCTGGACTGACCAACAATATAGAGTTCAG AGCAACTTTTGTTAAAAGTAAGCTATTTTTTTGGGTTGGTGTCAAGAGCCCTCCTGTTACGTATATTGGTAATCCTGTAACTCCGTCT GTTCCATCAAACCCTGATTGTGGGAAAACCAAAGTCTGCTTTAGTCAGCCCAACAACTGTGACCCAACTACCAGCACAAACTGTTACTTCATGGCAGTTCAGGCATCATCTAACCAATCACAAACTGAATATATCATCGAAATTGCTGGCCAGGCTGATGGATACGTCGCCATTGGGTTTTCAGATGACCAGCAAATG GGCAATGACGACATCTACATCTGTGGTAAGGACAAAAACGGCTTACTCCAAGTTCAACATGCTTTTTCCACAGGACGATCTACTCCAAATATTCTCTCACTG GGGAACGTGTCTAATATCAAGACAGCGTTGACAAATGGAAATATCAATTGTTCTTTTACTTCTCGTAATGTCATTAGCACGGGAAGTAGAGCAACGTCCACTAGCCTGTACTACCTCTTGATTGCTTCCGGACCTTCCAGTCAAG GAAACATCCAAACCCACACAAAAAAATTTGTCAGTGGCACCAAGGCTGATCTACTGAATCCATCCACGGTCACCACAAACGGCGCAGAAGATTTCCCACCAATCCTTAAAGCCCATG GTGCCCTGATGTTAATCGCCTGGATGACCACGGGCAGTATAGGGATGACCATAGCACGCTATTTAAAGGGAGTTGCCAAGGGCCAAGGTCTTGGCGGTAAAGATTTCTGGTTTACA GCCCACGTATCTCTGATGCTCCTGTCAGTCATTGCCACAGCCATCGCGTTCATACTGGTGTTTGCCTATGCGCAGGATTGGGCTGGG ggagCTCATCCTGTCCTGGGCTGTTTGGTGATGATCCTCACTCTCATTCAGCCCATAGTCGCTGCTTTCCGCTGTGAGCCGCAGCACGAGCG GAGGTTCATTTTCAACTGGGCCCATTCCTTTATTGCTTTAGCTATCAAAGCCATGGCAG TTGCTGCAATTTTCACTGGTTTGGCACTGTTTGAAGAATAtaagacggatggatggatgttgaAAGTTATGGGAGGATTTATAACCTGGGAGGCCTTGATGTACATTCTTCAAGATCTTAACTTCCGCGCCCACAAAAAAG attctgAGATTTGCAGTTGTGGACCG atGAAACCTGAAACAGTCCTGCTCTTGGTGTTTGTGTTGGGAAACCTGGCCTTCTTAATTGCACTTCTTTTTGGAATAGGCACGACTTGA